The Corynebacterium camporealensis genome contains a region encoding:
- a CDS encoding dipeptidase, with protein sequence MTANSDFVNADRDKVFNQLSELVAFNSVHNEPGLEDQTAGAAEWVQKAFGELGIEMEAITTADGSTALLGTRAGDADSKTVLLYSHYDVVPAGPVDAWESDPFTLTERTHADGSTRWYGRGSADCKGNVAMHLAALRALEANGGTKLNIKVLIEGSEERGGEGLSQLIKDRPELFAADAILIADAGNAAVGQPTLTTSLRGGAQILVEVNTLESAVHSGQFGGAAPDAVKALMRTLDTLSDDYGRTIIDGVDCTSTWPGAEYPESAFRGDAQMLPGTEIMGANDPDGATPVADMIWARPAITVTGFSSTPVSEAVNAIPATASAKLNLRVPAEASAASIADAVVAHLEKHVPWGAHLHAEVLEANAGFSTDPSKPAVATLGECLAEAYGKDTTEQGMGGSIPLTTELQQAHPNAEIALFGVEEPKATIHAANESVDPTEILNIATAEALFLQRYA encoded by the coding sequence ATGACTGCTAATTCAGATTTTGTCAACGCTGACCGCGACAAGGTTTTTAACCAACTCAGCGAGCTGGTGGCCTTTAACTCTGTGCACAACGAACCCGGACTTGAAGACCAGACTGCTGGTGCTGCCGAGTGGGTACAGAAGGCCTTTGGCGAGCTGGGTATCGAGATGGAAGCAATTACTACTGCCGATGGTTCCACTGCCCTGCTGGGCACCCGCGCAGGCGATGCGGATTCCAAGACGGTGCTGCTCTACTCCCACTACGACGTCGTCCCGGCAGGGCCTGTCGATGCCTGGGAGTCCGATCCCTTTACGCTTACCGAGCGCACGCATGCCGATGGCTCCACCCGCTGGTACGGCCGCGGCTCTGCAGACTGCAAGGGCAACGTCGCTATGCACTTGGCTGCCCTGCGCGCACTGGAGGCCAACGGTGGCACCAAGCTGAACATCAAGGTGCTCATTGAAGGTTCCGAAGAACGCGGCGGCGAAGGCCTGTCCCAGTTGATTAAGGACCGCCCGGAGCTATTTGCTGCCGATGCCATCCTTATTGCCGATGCCGGAAACGCTGCAGTCGGCCAGCCCACGCTGACTACTTCCTTGCGCGGTGGCGCCCAGATCCTAGTCGAAGTCAACACTCTGGAATCCGCTGTCCACTCCGGCCAGTTCGGCGGTGCTGCCCCGGATGCAGTCAAGGCGTTGATGCGCACGCTGGATACGCTTTCCGATGACTACGGCCGCACCATCATCGACGGCGTCGATTGCACCTCCACCTGGCCAGGGGCTGAATACCCCGAATCCGCCTTCCGCGGCGATGCGCAGATGCTGCCCGGCACCGAAATCATGGGCGCTAACGACCCGGACGGTGCTACCCCAGTCGCCGACATGATTTGGGCCCGCCCGGCCATTACGGTTACCGGTTTTAGCTCCACCCCGGTCTCCGAGGCCGTCAACGCTATCCCAGCGACCGCCTCGGCGAAGCTCAACCTGCGTGTGCCCGCCGAAGCTTCGGCTGCATCGATTGCCGATGCTGTTGTCGCCCACCTGGAAAAGCACGTCCCCTGGGGGGCACACCTGCACGCCGAAGTGCTCGAAGCCAACGCTGGCTTTTCCACTGACCCGTCTAAGCCGGCTGTTGCCACGCTCGGCGAGTGCCTGGCCGAGGCTTATGGCAAGGACACCACCGAACAAGGCATGGGCGGTTCCATCCCGCTGACCACCGAGCTGCAGCAGGCACACCCCAATGCCGAAATCGCACTCTTCGGTGTCGAGGAGCCCAAGGCGACTATTCATGCGGCAAACGAATCAGTCGATCCAACTGAGATCCTGAACATCGCTACCGCCGAGGCGCTTTTCCTCCAACGCTACGCGTAG
- a CDS encoding Na+/H+ antiporter subunit A, translating to MITLFGALIVATVAAPFLIRYMGRPAFGLLAIVPGVGFFWTLTQFTNGAFDNDFAYTARIEWMPNANLAISLRMDALAAQFSLIILGIGALVLAYCWGYFDKTPRRLAIFGAQMVGFATAMYGLVLSDNFLLMYVFWEITSLLSFLLVSYYGERASSRRSAQQALMVTVLGGLSMLVGIVVLGRQTGAWSFTVIAEVDNIVHVPYVTVAIVLILVGALTKSAIAPAHFWLPGAMAAPTPVSAYLHSAAMVKAGIYLVARLAPEFHEVATWHLVVLPLGLFTMLLGGWMALKQKDLKLVLAYGTVSQLGFITTVMAIGSREAMQAGLALTFAHSLFKAALFMVVGAIDHTSGTRDIDKLSGLGRKQPVLFIIATISALSMAGIPPLFGFVSKESVLETLLEEELLVGMPRNIILVGVVAGSILTMTYTLRFLWGAFATKDRTVSEAVENMHPMGGMLWIPPAILTALTVLFGIWPDPLSSAVNQHLDNIFGTDEETYLALWHGFTVALGLSAIIIVAGIILHWQRQVLHTWQFTYPALGSADDAYDTVINSLRTVSLHLTASTQRGSLQFNLTVIFGTLILLPVISLISGDLTNVRMIVAENPWQIGAALVIVMAATAATVINNRLSAVIVVGITGYALAFIFALHGAPDLALTQLLVETIVMVIFMLVLRKMPASVEWKQDPKMGRLRAWLSVGVGLAVTLVALFAINARSARPISETMPELAKEIGHGSNAVNVLLVDMRAWDTFGETTVLIIAAIGLASLIFRTQSFARPSRRPTLRVTGRRWLAAGVETEQQLNRSLMIDVATRVLFPSMMALSLFFFFAGHNAPGGGFAGGLVAALALTLRYLAGGWAELEEALPIDGGRIMGAGLLISLVAIVAPMFFGLPPLASAYTSVDIPLIGSMSLPSALVFDTGVYLIVVGLALYILNSLGSKLDHEEEMRKQRARDRARSLARRQRQRSAAQKSGAKKTPARAAARAVSDPPPAKQAESAEPAETSESKPAEPQSPGKER from the coding sequence GTGATTACTCTGTTCGGCGCCCTCATAGTCGCGACGGTCGCGGCGCCCTTCCTTATCCGCTACATGGGCAGACCCGCTTTTGGTCTGCTTGCGATTGTGCCCGGCGTGGGCTTTTTCTGGACGCTCACGCAATTTACTAACGGCGCTTTCGATAACGACTTTGCCTACACTGCGCGCATCGAATGGATGCCGAATGCAAACTTGGCAATTTCGTTGCGGATGGATGCACTCGCGGCCCAATTCTCGCTGATTATTTTGGGCATTGGCGCACTCGTCCTCGCCTACTGTTGGGGATACTTCGATAAGACCCCACGTCGCCTCGCTATTTTCGGCGCGCAGATGGTCGGCTTTGCCACCGCCATGTATGGCCTGGTGCTATCCGACAACTTCCTGCTCATGTACGTCTTCTGGGAGATCACCTCCCTGCTGTCCTTCCTCTTGGTCAGCTACTACGGCGAACGCGCATCCTCGCGCCGCTCCGCTCAGCAAGCGCTCATGGTCACTGTGCTGGGCGGCTTGTCGATGCTCGTAGGCATCGTCGTCCTCGGCCGCCAAACCGGCGCCTGGTCGTTTACCGTAATCGCCGAGGTGGACAACATCGTCCACGTCCCGTATGTCACCGTCGCCATCGTGCTCATCCTGGTCGGCGCGCTGACCAAATCCGCTATCGCTCCCGCCCACTTCTGGCTGCCAGGCGCGATGGCTGCCCCGACGCCGGTCTCGGCCTACCTGCACTCCGCAGCCATGGTCAAGGCCGGTATCTACCTGGTTGCCCGCCTGGCCCCAGAGTTCCACGAGGTTGCCACCTGGCACCTCGTCGTCCTCCCGCTCGGCCTGTTTACGATGCTGCTCGGCGGCTGGATGGCCCTGAAGCAAAAAGACCTCAAGCTGGTCCTGGCGTATGGCACGGTGTCCCAGCTGGGTTTTATCACCACCGTGATGGCCATTGGCTCCCGCGAGGCCATGCAGGCCGGCCTGGCGCTGACCTTTGCCCACTCGCTGTTTAAGGCAGCGCTGTTTATGGTCGTCGGTGCGATTGACCACACCTCGGGCACGCGCGACATCGATAAGCTGTCTGGCCTCGGCCGCAAGCAGCCGGTGCTGTTTATCATCGCCACCATCTCTGCACTGTCGATGGCTGGCATCCCACCGCTGTTCGGCTTCGTGTCCAAGGAATCCGTTCTGGAAACCCTGCTCGAAGAAGAACTGCTGGTGGGCATGCCGCGCAACATCATCCTGGTTGGCGTGGTGGCAGGTTCCATCCTCACGATGACCTACACCCTGCGCTTCCTGTGGGGTGCGTTTGCCACCAAGGACCGCACCGTGTCCGAGGCCGTGGAAAACATGCACCCGATGGGCGGCATGCTGTGGATTCCGCCGGCCATCCTGACTGCTCTTACCGTGCTCTTTGGTATCTGGCCGGACCCTCTGTCCTCGGCTGTCAACCAGCACTTGGACAACATCTTCGGCACCGACGAAGAGACCTACCTGGCACTGTGGCACGGCTTTACCGTCGCGCTTGGCCTCTCGGCGATTATCATCGTCGCCGGTATTATCCTGCACTGGCAGCGCCAGGTCCTGCACACCTGGCAGTTCACCTACCCGGCACTCGGCTCGGCTGACGATGCCTACGACACCGTCATCAACTCCCTGCGCACCGTCTCGCTGCACTTGACCGCATCGACCCAGCGCGGTTCGCTGCAGTTCAACTTGACCGTTATCTTCGGCACGCTAATCCTGCTGCCGGTCATCTCGCTGATTTCTGGCGACCTGACTAATGTGCGCATGATTGTCGCCGAAAATCCCTGGCAGATCGGTGCTGCACTGGTCATCGTCATGGCTGCTACCGCCGCCACGGTGATCAACAACCGCCTGTCTGCAGTCATCGTGGTTGGCATTACCGGCTACGCGCTGGCGTTCATCTTCGCCCTGCACGGCGCACCGGACCTCGCACTGACCCAGCTGCTGGTCGAGACCATCGTCATGGTCATCTTCATGCTGGTCCTGCGTAAGATGCCCGCCTCCGTGGAGTGGAAGCAAGACCCGAAGATGGGTCGCCTGCGCGCGTGGCTGTCGGTCGGCGTTGGCCTCGCCGTCACCCTCGTGGCACTGTTTGCTATCAACGCCCGCTCCGCACGTCCGATTTCGGAGACCATGCCGGAGCTGGCCAAGGAGATCGGCCACGGCTCCAACGCCGTGAACGTCCTGCTGGTCGACATGCGTGCCTGGGATACCTTCGGTGAGACCACGGTGCTGATCATCGCCGCCATTGGTTTGGCCTCGTTGATTTTCCGCACCCAGTCCTTCGCGCGCCCGTCGCGTCGTCCGACCCTGCGTGTGACCGGCCGTCGTTGGCTGGCCGCCGGTGTCGAGACCGAGCAGCAGCTCAACCGCTCGCTCATGATCGATGTCGCCACCCGCGTTCTCTTCCCGTCAATGATGGCCCTGTCGCTGTTCTTCTTCTTTGCCGGCCACAACGCCCCGGGCGGTGGCTTCGCTGGTGGCCTGGTGGCTGCCCTGGCGCTGACCCTGCGTTACCTGGCCGGCGGCTGGGCAGAGCTGGAAGAAGCACTGCCTATCGATGGCGGCCGCATCATGGGTGCCGGCCTCCTGATTTCCCTGGTGGCCATCGTCGCACCGATGTTCTTCGGCCTGCCACCACTGGCCTCGGCCTACACCAGCGTCGACATCCCGCTGATTGGCTCGATGTCGCTACCGTCCGCCCTGGTCTTCGATACCGGTGTCTACCTCATCGTGGTTGGCCTGGCGCTGTACATCTTGAATTCGCTGGGCTCCAAGCTGGACCACGAAGAAGAGATGCGTAAGCAGCGTGCACGTGACCGCGCTCGCTCGCTGGCTCGTCGTCAGCGTCAGCGCTCCGCGGCACAAAAGTCCGGTGCGAAAAAGACCCCGGCTCGTGCTGCCGCCCGCGCTGTGTCTGACCCACCGCCTGCCAAGCAAGCAGAGTCTGCAGAGCCTGCAGAGACTTCAGAATCGAAACCCGCCGAACCTCAGTCCCCCGGAAAGGAGCGCTAA
- a CDS encoding Na(+)/H(+) antiporter subunit C, giving the protein MEANLFLLLAAGTLVAAGTYLLLDRAMTKMLLGIILISNGANLFILQAGGSAGSPPVWDRESLQYGEEVADPLAQAMILTAIVISMALTAFILTLAYRQYRYRTADVIEDDAEDTAIAAIASRPDKAAASADHDASNDPTTGRVTKEGDKFGHDFFEEPVKGAKDD; this is encoded by the coding sequence ATGGAAGCCAATCTCTTCCTCCTCCTGGCTGCCGGAACGCTTGTCGCCGCGGGCACCTACCTGCTGCTAGACCGCGCAATGACCAAAATGCTGCTCGGCATCATCCTGATCAGCAACGGCGCGAACCTGTTCATCTTGCAAGCAGGTGGCTCGGCAGGCTCCCCGCCGGTCTGGGACCGCGAATCCCTCCAGTACGGCGAAGAAGTCGCCGACCCGCTGGCCCAGGCCATGATCCTGACCGCCATTGTGATTTCCATGGCGCTCACGGCGTTCATCCTCACTTTGGCGTACCGCCAGTACCGCTACCGCACCGCCGACGTCATCGAGGACGACGCAGAGGACACCGCCATTGCGGCCATTGCGTCCCGTCCGGACAAGGCCGCTGCGAGTGCCGACCACGACGCCTCCAACGACCCGACCACCGGTCGCGTGACCAAGGAAGGCGACAAGTTCGGCCACGACTTCTTCGAAGAGCCAGTCAAGGGGGCCAAGGATGACTGA